A single window of Halobacillus naozhouensis DNA harbors:
- a CDS encoding amidase domain-containing protein: protein MEALKKYWEDIMKRLMDQQEEPWLERKVTNLHERGQQVKRATFGVKPYHRVRYENDSNISYMLSLSLLIKDRQNYYLEEGVYPCKAFLNEGKLIKQVTETETSRVGEERLASAFMNKHQDQRLPFKYDRRAAVQYAERWWDSYNPAYKHFDVDCTNYVSQCLRAGGAPMWGQSNRGRGWWYSGSSWSYSWAVAHSLRWYLSGARQGLTAKEVTDAALLSPGDVICYDFEGDGRFDHNTIVVKMTSKGLPLVNAHTTNSRHRYWDYEDSTAYTPSIQYKFFKIGAE from the coding sequence ATGGAAGCTTTAAAGAAGTACTGGGAAGACATCATGAAGCGGTTAATGGATCAGCAGGAGGAACCTTGGCTGGAACGCAAAGTTACAAACTTGCATGAAAGAGGACAGCAAGTTAAACGTGCTACGTTCGGTGTAAAGCCTTATCATAGAGTGCGGTATGAGAATGATAGTAATATTTCATATATGTTGTCTTTGTCTCTCCTTATTAAAGATCGGCAGAATTATTACTTAGAAGAAGGGGTTTATCCATGTAAGGCATTTTTAAATGAGGGGAAGTTAATAAAACAGGTAACCGAAACTGAAACAAGTAGAGTTGGGGAAGAGCGGCTCGCGTCAGCCTTTATGAATAAGCATCAAGATCAGCGGCTTCCTTTCAAATATGATAGGAGGGCGGCTGTTCAGTATGCTGAACGATGGTGGGATAGTTACAATCCAGCTTACAAACATTTTGACGTAGATTGCACCAACTATGTTTCTCAATGCCTTCGTGCTGGCGGCGCTCCAATGTGGGGGCAGTCGAATCGTGGGAGGGGCTGGTGGTATTCAGGTTCTAGCTGGAGTTACAGTTGGGCTGTTGCCCACTCGCTTCGTTGGTACTTAAGCGGGGCAAGGCAAGGATTGACAGCAAAAGAAGTAACAGATGCAGCTCTGCTATCACCAGGTGACGTCATTTGTTATGATTTCGAGGGAGATGGGCGTTTTGATCATAATACGATTGTAGTAAAAATGACAAGTAAAGGTCTGCCTTTAGTTAATGCCCATACGACTAACAGCCGGCACCGGTATTGGGATTATGAAGATTCTACAGCCTATACTCCCTCTATTCAA